A portion of the Cryptomeria japonica chromosome 5, Sugi_1.0, whole genome shotgun sequence genome contains these proteins:
- the LOC131043787 gene encoding zinc finger protein STAR3-like has translation MEDRIKSGILKGEQSRQPMCGKEDDKSVVGVGHSKEEETNLFSMTCGVGEKSDEVESRSLQSESQANSALNSISCQVIATSSSDLSQCQRLSFAGEEELEEIVEMEEAEILAEQSHLCSICGKEFRRAGNVRVHMRSHGEQYKTREALVSICSTAKVGRSYYSCPFQGCRHNRRHPNFKHLKSDVSVKNHYRRSHCAKIYACNNCGKEFSLVGDLKSHANKCGRSLWRCSCTLTFSTRNKLLRHVGKGGQGHKRLPNHSDKTPQHSVQDLNDLSISTEFPPGHGSDKDVLMMGVGCNDIQRQSEYGYDTIEQSDFTFSSEDSEASKFYASLFRNHADPLWP, from the coding sequence ATGGAAGACAGAATTAAGAGTGGGATTTTAAAAGGCGAGCAGTCTCGGCAACCCATGTGTGGTAAAGAGGATGATAAGTCCGTGGTGGGAGTGGGACATAGCAAGGAAGAGGAAACAAATCTGTTTTCTATGACTTGTGGAGTTGGGGAGAAAAGCGACGAAGTGGAGTCTCGATCCTTGCAAAGCGAAAGCCAAGCGAACTCGGCCCTCAATTCCATCAGCTGCCAGGTAATCGCCACATCTTCTTCTGATTTGTCGCAATGTCAACGTCTGAGTTTTGCCGGTGAAGAAGAACTAGAGGAAATTGTAGAAATGGAAGAAGCGGAGATTCTTGCAGAGCAGAGTCATTTGTGCAGCATCTGTGGGAAAGAGTTCCGGCGAGCAGGGAATGTGCGCGTTCACATGCGATCCCACGGCGAGCAATACAAAACTAGAGAAGCCCTCGTATCCATTTGCAGCACGGCCAAGGTCGGAAGATCATATTACTCGTGCCCCTTCCAAGGCTGCAGGCACAACAGGCGTCATCCCAATTTCAAGCACTTGAAATCCGATGTATCCGTTAAGAACCATTACAGAAGAAGCCACTGCGCTAAGATTTATGCCTGCAATAACTGTGGAAAGGAGTTTTCTCTCGTGGGAGATCTCAAATCTCATGCAAACAAGTGCGGGCGTAGCTTATGGCGCTGTTCCTGCACACTTACCTTTTCAACCAGGAACAAGCTCCTTCGCCACGTGGGCAAGGGAGGCCAAGGCCATAAGCGCCTTCCCAATCATTCTGATAAAACTCCCCAACATTCTGTCCAAGACCTTAATGATTTATCTATTTCAACAGAATTCCCGCCTGGGCATGGCAGCGATAAAGATGTCTTAATGATGGGTGTAGGGTGCAACGACATACAACGACAAAGTGAATACGGCTATGACACGATCGAACAGAGTGACTTTACTTTCTCAAGCGAAGATAGTGAAGCAAGCAAATTCTATGCGTCTCTGTTTCGCAACCATGCGGATCCCCTTTGGCCCTAA